Within Cytophagia bacterium CHB2, the genomic segment CTGGCGCGGAGCAGCTCGTCTTTTGTCCCCGAACCTAAATTTGAAAACACTGCCTCCGCTATAGTAACGGCAATCCGGAGGAAGTGCGGGAAATTTGGGGAGAAAACTGCAATTTCGAGAAAATTTTCAAAAATTAATATTTTCGCTTTACGCAGCCTAGACAATTGAGTTTACTTAAAACCGTATTCATGTTTCCAATTTTGCCCCACCTCAGATCTCGAGAGTTGTGCTATGGGGAAAGCAAAGTGTTTGAGGTTTGATGTCGCTTATAATTTGTGATTAAACTGATCATCAATACGCCACGAATTTTTTGTCCTATTCTTTGGGAACGGAAAGTCGTGGTGTTTTGTTTTTGATAAACAAGCAGGCTTTAATAATGTGGGAACACCATTTAACCGAGTGTAAACTGTGGGGGATACACCTACCTCCAAAACGGAAACCTCCTTACCTTGATCAACTCTTCAATACGATGGCGACAAGGATTGTCAATTCATCGCCAGGGTGTGGCGCTCACCTCCAGACAATAGAATTACGGAAAGGGCGCCGTCATGGCTGGTACTGCTGGTTCTAAATACGGTGTCATCAATGATGACTTGCCATTAAAAAAAAGCAAGGGCGGTATGGAAGCCGGCCTGACGAGCAAGGACGCCCGCCGAACTGAGACAGAACTCAAAGATTTGCGACCGCTGATCAACGCCCGGCTGAAACGCAATTCGCCGGCGCAAGCAAAGCCGTAACCACATGCCGTTTTCAATGTTTGAAATTTGGGACGCCTTCATCTCGCCAACGCATGCTTCTGTTGATCAGAAAGCCGAGGCCTTGCACCGCTTGCTGGCCACGAACGCAAAGCTGACGTGGTTCGACATTGACTTGCACAAAGCCTGCAACCTCACCTGCAATCATTGCTTCTATCATGACAATTATCCCAAAAGCACAAGGCCGGCGTTAGCGCCTGAACTTTTGGAAGAAGCAATTCGCCAGGCTTTGCAGGCTCGCATCAATGTGCTGACCTTCAGCGGCATGGAGCCGACACTTTCGAAGAACTTTTCGTTGGCTATTGAATCGGCAGTCGCCGCGCGCGCGAACCACAACCTTGCCGCCAAAATCGGGTTGATCACGAACGGCTTGACCTTGCCGCTGCAGCTCGACTTGCTCGAACAAAATCCCGTTGATTTTATCGACGTGTCACTCGACGGCTGGGAGGCTCATAATCTCATTCGCTCGGGCACGCGCGATCGCGTTCTGACAAATTTCAAACTGGCAAAAGAACGGCTGCGCGCGACGCGCGTCGGCACTTCAACCGTGCTGCGCAATGACAACGTTTTCGATGCCATTGCGATGATCGAGCATCTCGCCGAGTTTTCGAATTATTTCTACTTCGAGCCGGTGGTTGCTGCGGTGGATAAAAGCGTGCCCTCGCTGGCCTCGAGCAATCTCCTGGCGTTTGTCGCAAGACTTCGCGCCCTGGCCGAAAAGCTGGCGCAGCGCGACATGCGATTTTCGATTTTGCTCAATGGCGATCAAACACTGCCGTTGTTTTACGCCGGTATTTTGGAGCCTGAGCAAATCGAAGAAGATGAGCTGCATTCGCTGTACATTCGACAGCATTTTGGCAAAGTGGAGATTGATTTTATTTTACGCATCGTGCCCGAGTATTTTTGGCGGTCCGCGCGTTTGAGCTACGACGGCTACTGGCTCGGCACCTGCGACTTGCTGCAAGCGCCGAATTATCGCGAAGTGGCCAGCGGCAGTTTTGTCGAAACGCCGGATCTGCAGCAGCTTTTTCAACACTCGCTCGGCCGCGATACCATTTTCTATCAAATGCTGCAGGATCTTTTTCAGAACCCTTGCGGGCATACCGGTCGCGAACAACAATATTGCTTGAGCTGTTTCAGCACACACATGGTGAAAATGATACACCGGCGTTATGGCAGCCCGTGGGCGAATGTTCAGCGTGCGGCATGATGCAGCAGACTCTGAAAACGCCTGTTTCTGATTTCGAGAATCATTACACCCATGCCACGGCCTAGCCGTGGCAGATCATCATCGATTGATGAGATTTCTCAGCGATTAAGGAACGCCATTTAAATAACTTACTCATTTTGGGAACCGCCAATAAACGCGAATATCCGCTAATTTTAAAATTCGCGTTTATTGGCTGCATTCGCGGTTTGAGATTTGGGCAAGTTATTTAATCGACAATCCTAAACATGTCAAAGCCTATCGGCCATATCATCTGATTTCGACTCAATCATACGACACCTCTATTGCCAACTCGCCTGATTGACATGCCCTCGAATCCTTCCCCCAGAAAGGAAGCGCAACTTCTACAGGAATTCTACAATGCCTTTGCAACGCATTACGACAGCTTTTATGAATTGATTGATTATGAAGCCTGGGCTGCGCTCATTCAACGCGAGTTGGACGAATGGCTTCCCGGTTCGCGCTGTATTCTGGAAGCCGGCTGCGGCACCGGCGCTGTGCTGCAAGAAATCGCGGGAGATCCGCAGCAAACCTGCATCGGAATGGATATTAGCCGGGCGATGCTTGACATTTGCCAAAAAAAATCCTTTGTTAAACAGCGCGCAGCATTGGTGCAGAGCGATCTCTTGAGCCTGAGTTTTCAAGAGGCGAGCTTTGATGCAGTACTCGGTATTTTCAGTTTGCTCAATTCCTATTCACACGCAGCACGCGGCCTCATGCTGCAAGAAATCCGGCACGTGCTCAAGCCGGGCGGCATTTTCCTGACAGATTTTGCCACAGCGCATCGGTATCATGAGCTTCGCGCCGCGGCAGAGCGGCACGAAGAAACTTCGCATTCCGAACCGGCGTTCAATCTGCATCAAATCTTTCTGGCTGAACCGAAAATCGAACCGCACGCGCAGACGGAAGTTAGTCTGCATGATAGATTTGTGATTGACCGGACGCTCAATACCAACAAGCATACAGCGCGACATCGGCTATATTTTTTCGAAGCCGAACACCTGGCCGCTGAATTCTCGGCGGCAGCTTTCGAAATTCTGAAAATCATTCCCCTGTTGCACCACAGCTCAGCGCCGGCACCCAATCGTCTCATGTTGATTGGACGCAAGCCATGCAGCGATTCTACGCTGAAATCATCGATGAATGTATCGAGAAATTTCGTCTCGAAGACGGCTTGACGTTCAATTTTTCCCTGCTGGATTTCCGGGGAGAAGTCTTCCATAACTACGGCCTCAAACCGCCCCTGCCGGAACACGATCTTCTGCGCCTCCTGACCCACGCGCAAAAATACATCAATGAGGAGGGCCGCCAAAATCCTGCGTTCCCCAAATTGCTTGATGCCCTCGCTGATGATATGTCGCGTTCTGATGAAGCCGCCAGGGCAGTATATGAAGTTGTCTTTGAGAATCGCCCCGCGTCCACATTGCCGCCCGTCACCTCCAAGCACATTGCGCGGCTCGTGAGTTATTTGCCGACCAAACATTATTGGGACAATTCCGGCCTGATCTATCGCCGTGCTTGTCAAGATGAAACCAATTTTTCAAAAATTTATCTCTCGCACTATTTGTATGACGAGCAACATCGCCGCGCCGAAGAAGTGTTGTGCCGTGAAATCGGCATTCCTGCCGCCGCCATTGATTCCTATCATTTGAAGGAGAAGTTCGCAGAGCTGCATAATCAGCCGTTTCGGCGTAATGATGAATTCTTCGGCCTTGAGTCTCGTGATCGTGAATTGTACGAGCTTTACGGCAGGCTCTATGATTTGCTGAATTGGGGAGCTTCGAATCCTTCCTCGGTCATCAGTTATCTCGATGCGCACAGCCAGCAATTCGAATTCTATAATTGTGTCTTCCCCATCGTTTTTCACGGCGTTTACTACGGCGTCGCTTACTTCGATCTGCCGGGAGATTATTTTCATCGCACGCGCAACGTCGCGGAAAAACTCAGCCGCATTCTGGCCAAAGGCCTGACGTTTGTGAATCATTATTTTCCGGCGATGATCTTTGACGCCTACAACAGCCGTTTGATCAATCGCTTTACGCGTGAGCAGGCGGAATCGGCGCACGAGGTGGTGAGATTGGTGAACAGCAAGGTACCTTTTCATTTTTGCTACGATTTTGAAACCGGCCGCGTCTTTTCTTTTGAGCTGCCGCAGGGAGAGATCAGCAAGCAAATGCTGGAAAACCGCTGGCCGGCAAAGCTTGATTATGCTTCGCCGGATTTTGTCGATAGATTCGCTCAACTCAATTCGCAAGCGCACCCGGCACAACTGCGCGCCCTGCGGCAACAAATCTTCACCCATGATTTGGTTTTTGTTTTTGATCTGAACCTGCTGCCGGGCCGGGAAAAATGTCTGCCCATTCTCGAAAGCCATTTGGGCCAGGCGGCGATTGTGCTGCAAACGCTCAAAGATCAGGGCGAGCGCAAAGTCTTCAAAGAACGCATGCACATGCTCGATATGCTGGCGCACGATGCCAAGATCACGCGCGAGCTGCTTATCGCCGACATGTTGGATGGCCTGGAGCCTGATATCGCTGCGCAACAGTTGATCGAGCAAAGCCGCAAAGAAAAAGTGATGCGCAACCTGCTGCTGCGCCGCCCCGGCGGCATGCGCGAAGGCGCGCCGGAACAAGCCATCCGGCAAATTAACCTGACCGATCTCTTCGTCAGCTTGTTTTGCAAAATCTGGCGCGCCTGGCTGAAAAGCCGGCGTTTCGGCGAAAGTTTCCGCCGCAACCGCCACCCGGCTTTTCTGCTTTCAGCCGAATCGCCGCGCTATGAGGTTTTGGATTTTTTGCAAGCGCATTTAAAAGTCTGGCCCGGACAACCCGAGCGCGCCTGCCTGGACGTCTTGCGCAACAGTTTTATCGCGCTTTCAGAGAACGCCGAAATTTCCATTGCCGCGCCGCCGCTGTTAATGAGCGAGCAGGCGATACATCGCATCGAAGCGATACTTTACAATCTGTTGAGCAATCTGTTCAATCATATTTCGCCGTCGCGGCTCACCGGCTGCACTGAATGCGTCATCCGGCTGGCGGCGGCGCGGCAGGATAAGGGCGTTTATTTCAACTTTAGCATGAGCAACAGCACCGACACCAAAGAACGCTTTGCGGAAGACATCAAGGCAATGTTGCGCAGCCAGGAAGTTCGTGGCTTGCAGATTCTCCGCCATCTCATGCGCGTGCATGAGCGGGAAAGTCCGGCGGAGT encodes:
- a CDS encoding class I SAM-dependent methyltransferase, which produces MPTRLIDMPSNPSPRKEAQLLQEFYNAFATHYDSFYELIDYEAWAALIQRELDEWLPGSRCILEAGCGTGAVLQEIAGDPQQTCIGMDISRAMLDICQKKSFVKQRAALVQSDLLSLSFQEASFDAVLGIFSLLNSYSHAARGLMLQEIRHVLKPGGIFLTDFATAHRYHELRAAAERHEETSHSEPAFNLHQIFLAEPKIEPHAQTEVSLHDRFVIDRTLNTNKHTARHRLYFFEAEHLAAEFSAAAFEILKIIPLLHHSSAPAPNRLMLIGRKPCSDSTLKSSMNVSRNFVSKTA
- a CDS encoding radical SAM protein, with amino-acid sequence MPFSMFEIWDAFISPTHASVDQKAEALHRLLATNAKLTWFDIDLHKACNLTCNHCFYHDNYPKSTRPALAPELLEEAIRQALQARINVLTFSGMEPTLSKNFSLAIESAVAARANHNLAAKIGLITNGLTLPLQLDLLEQNPVDFIDVSLDGWEAHNLIRSGTRDRVLTNFKLAKERLRATRVGTSTVLRNDNVFDAIAMIEHLAEFSNYFYFEPVVAAVDKSVPSLASSNLLAFVARLRALAEKLAQRDMRFSILLNGDQTLPLFYAGILEPEQIEEDELHSLYIRQHFGKVEIDFILRIVPEYFWRSARLSYDGYWLGTCDLLQAPNYREVASGSFVETPDLQQLFQHSLGRDTIFYQMLQDLFQNPCGHTGREQQYCLSCFSTHMVKMIHRRYGSPWANVQRAA